A section of the Bradyrhizobium oligotrophicum S58 genome encodes:
- a CDS encoding ABC transporter substrate-binding protein has translation MKYVYILAFCIAVIVNATGDVSAAEDLPGATLQMGAGGSDITTLDPHRATTSTDKPLIGLIFNGLVRFKPGSADPKDLEPDLAERWETSPDGRIWTFFIRKGVKFHGDWGSLTADDVVYSLTRAADPSRSSFAADFSAVESIAKVDESTVRMTLKYPDPNFLGRLSNYHGGNIVCKRAVEELGDKFGSNPVGTGPFAFSEHETQRYVKLVANERYFRGRPQISNIMYRTIPSDSARELAFSSGELDVIQGRREQRWVDTTRQRSNMVVDVFRPGEFRTLHINSSIPPLDNLKVRQAIAAAVNLDDLVQFVGKTVSLKGCSVVPPGYIGEDCSSGAYAYDPVQAKTLLAEAGYPNGLTLKVVVSNISAILPTMEIIQRQLAKAGIKLDMSVVDHATYQSQIRGNASALVFYGAARFPVADTYLTEFYHSSSSIGKPTAVANFSHCEVADADIQAARVEGSVERQQELWKEAQRKIHDAVCSVPLFELQQVWGHSKRVNYGYELKGAMNLAPPITEATTLMPR, from the coding sequence ATGAAGTACGTCTATATATTGGCCTTCTGCATCGCCGTCATCGTGAACGCGACCGGTGATGTGTCTGCCGCGGAAGACCTGCCGGGGGCGACCCTGCAAATGGGGGCCGGCGGATCAGACATCACCACGCTTGATCCCCATCGTGCGACGACCAGCACCGACAAGCCGCTGATCGGCCTGATATTCAACGGCCTGGTTCGTTTCAAGCCAGGGAGCGCCGATCCGAAGGATCTTGAACCCGATCTCGCCGAGCGCTGGGAAACGTCCCCGGACGGACGAATCTGGACCTTCTTCATCCGAAAGGGTGTCAAGTTTCACGGCGACTGGGGCAGCCTCACCGCAGATGATGTCGTCTACTCGCTGACACGTGCCGCAGACCCCAGCCGATCGAGTTTCGCTGCGGACTTCTCTGCAGTGGAGAGCATCGCCAAGGTCGACGAGTCCACCGTTCGTATGACCCTGAAGTATCCGGATCCGAATTTCCTCGGCCGCTTGTCCAACTATCACGGTGGAAACATTGTCTGCAAAAGAGCAGTCGAGGAGCTCGGGGACAAGTTTGGTTCCAACCCCGTCGGTACGGGTCCGTTTGCGTTTTCAGAGCATGAGACTCAGCGGTATGTGAAGCTGGTCGCAAACGAGCGCTATTTCCGCGGCCGGCCGCAGATCAGCAATATCATGTACCGTACGATCCCCTCCGACAGCGCCCGCGAGCTCGCCTTTTCGTCCGGAGAGCTCGACGTCATCCAAGGCCGGCGCGAGCAACGCTGGGTCGATACGACCCGCCAGCGCAGCAACATGGTCGTTGATGTCTTCCGTCCAGGAGAGTTTCGGACGCTTCACATCAACAGCAGTATTCCGCCGCTCGACAACCTGAAGGTCCGACAAGCCATCGCCGCTGCGGTCAATCTCGATGATCTCGTGCAGTTTGTCGGTAAGACCGTCAGTCTGAAAGGCTGCTCGGTCGTGCCTCCAGGCTATATTGGAGAGGACTGTTCATCGGGGGCTTACGCTTACGATCCGGTGCAGGCCAAGACGCTTTTGGCCGAAGCGGGCTACCCCAATGGTCTGACGCTCAAGGTCGTGGTGTCCAATATCTCGGCTATCCTGCCGACAATGGAGATCATTCAGCGCCAGCTCGCAAAGGCCGGTATCAAGCTCGATATGAGCGTTGTCGATCACGCGACGTATCAGAGCCAGATTCGCGGCAATGCCAGCGCCCTGGTGTTTTACGGCGCCGCCAGGTTTCCGGTCGCCGACACTTATCTGACCGAGTTCTATCACTCGAGCTCGAGCATCGGGAAGCCGACGGCGGTTGCCAATTTCTCCCATTGCGAGGTTGCGGATGCCGACATACAGGCGGCACGGGTGGAAGGCAGTGTGGAGCGGCAGCAGGAGCTGTGGAAAGAGGCCCAGCGCAAGATCCATGACGCCGTCTGTTCTGTTCCGCTGTTTGAGCTGCAGCAGGTCTGGGGCCACAGCAAGCGCGTCAACTATGGCTATGAGCTCAAGGGAGCAATGAACCTCGCTCCACCGATTACCGAAGCGACAACGCTTATGCCGCGCTGA
- a CDS encoding helix-turn-helix transcriptional regulator yields MDLFSFIDCANRTQSLSDLFDLLVGSAADEGFGQVAYGALNYEETVRLPDHPMPAIALNFPLDWRKHYFERKYHEIDPVVRRTAFHSRPFLWDQLLERRQLQDGERLVLHEGREAGLKHGVSVPLFGPSGRISVLSFASSFEDADPVRHLKHLHAMACQFHVAFGELARPAAGKKAIELSQRERECLKWTAEGKSSWDIGIILKISENTINFHIKKAMRKLGTNSRTVAVVRAIRLGLIEIPGLAGPSMSAWIDTPCV; encoded by the coding sequence ATGGACCTCTTCAGCTTCATAGATTGTGCAAACCGCACGCAGTCGTTGTCCGACCTGTTCGATCTTCTCGTCGGTTCTGCAGCCGATGAGGGTTTTGGTCAGGTGGCCTATGGCGCGTTGAACTACGAAGAGACGGTACGGCTGCCAGATCATCCGATGCCGGCCATCGCTCTCAACTTTCCGCTCGATTGGCGGAAGCACTATTTCGAGCGCAAGTATCACGAGATCGATCCGGTCGTCAGGAGAACGGCGTTTCACAGCAGGCCATTCCTGTGGGATCAGCTGCTCGAGCGGCGGCAGCTGCAGGACGGCGAGCGATTGGTCCTTCATGAGGGCCGCGAAGCCGGTCTCAAGCACGGGGTGAGCGTGCCGCTGTTTGGCCCGTCGGGACGTATCTCCGTTCTATCCTTTGCATCCAGCTTCGAGGATGCGGACCCGGTCCGGCATCTCAAGCATCTTCACGCTATGGCGTGTCAGTTCCATGTCGCTTTTGGCGAGCTTGCCCGGCCAGCGGCGGGCAAGAAGGCGATCGAGCTTTCGCAGCGCGAACGCGAATGTCTGAAGTGGACCGCGGAGGGCAAATCCTCCTGGGACATCGGAATAATCCTCAAGATCAGCGAAAACACGATCAACTTCCACATCAAGAAGGCGATGAGAAAGCTTGGCACGAACAGCCGGACGGTCGCCGTCGTGAGGGCGATAAGGCTTGGTCTGATCGAGATTCCCGGACTAGCCGGCCCATCCATGTCGGCGTGGATCGACACACCTTGCGTCTGA
- a CDS encoding acyl-homoserine-lactone synthase, whose translation MRTLSIRWETVHRYGEAWISHHRLRYRMFVERQGWSVPHYQGLEYDEFDTPAATYILVVDEHDQALGTARLIPTTRPYMVKSLWPDLVEGLLPHSDAVWEASRFGCDRALSAGGRRRVIGQLIQACQEFGLANGISSYLGVMPCWIFKNVIAAHGCPVRPLGAKLPLQGHDIEAAYIGVSSAILELVRRHTGIPKALHEGPAPVEPVPSALSPRLAEDALSEPAEGLACSPDLEGLVGVG comes from the coding sequence ATGCGTACCCTTTCAATCAGGTGGGAAACCGTCCATCGATATGGCGAGGCGTGGATCTCGCATCATCGGTTGCGGTACCGGATGTTCGTCGAGCGCCAGGGGTGGTCCGTGCCTCATTATCAGGGCCTGGAATATGATGAGTTCGACACGCCGGCAGCTACCTACATTCTGGTCGTCGACGAGCACGATCAGGCCCTGGGAACTGCACGGCTGATTCCGACCACACGCCCCTACATGGTCAAGTCCTTGTGGCCTGACCTGGTTGAAGGCTTGCTGCCGCATTCGGATGCAGTCTGGGAAGCATCGCGCTTCGGCTGCGATCGCGCACTGAGCGCCGGCGGACGGCGCCGAGTGATCGGGCAGCTCATCCAGGCCTGTCAGGAATTCGGTCTCGCCAACGGCATTTCGTCCTATCTGGGGGTCATGCCCTGCTGGATCTTCAAGAATGTCATCGCTGCCCATGGCTGCCCCGTGAGGCCATTGGGAGCGAAGCTGCCGTTGCAGGGGCATGACATTGAGGCCGCCTATATCGGGGTATCATCAGCAATCCTGGAATTGGTTCGCCGGCATACAGGCATTCCGAAGGCGCTGCATGAGGGCCCCGCTCCTGTTGAGCCTGTCCCATCCGCACTGTCCCCGCGCTTGGCAGAGGACGCTCTATCGGAGCCCGCCGAAGGGCTGGCCTGCAGCCCGGACTTGGAAGGACTCGTGGGGGTTGGATGA
- a CDS encoding DUF2274 domain-containing protein — translation MARNPDRTERIGGREPAKVVWRERPHCRLASAMVVRFMATDRAFAKSKRTPAPRPNRRGVAHRVGLLRSTSELASSGSRSSNPHESFQVRAAGQPFGGLR, via the coding sequence CTGGCCCGAAATCCTGACCGAACAGAACGCATCGGGGGCAGAGAACCAGCGAAAGTTGTTTGGCGAGAACGACCTCATTGTCGCCTGGCCTCGGCAATGGTGGTACGTTTCATGGCGACTGATCGGGCGTTTGCCAAGTCGAAGCGGACACCAGCCCCAAGGCCAAATAGACGCGGAGTCGCGCATCGCGTTGGCTTGCTCCGCTCAACCTCGGAGCTGGCCTCTTCCGGATCGCGCTCATCCAACCCCCACGAGTCCTTCCAAGTCCGGGCTGCAGGCCAGCCCTTCGGCGGGCTCCGATAG
- a CDS encoding YcaO-like family protein encodes MPPETTLRHAMAWAKLARIRTVRDITAMDCLGVPIFVSERPGSATGAYAFGKGGLPIESEVGAYMEAIESYFSEPGVAPIETRWGLPSELSGVGEGCDPVFAFAPKLGRRAEPDQALLLARAEDADSGADGWIPAELAFNPAPDAGMPLYGASSNGLASGNSVLEASIHALYELIERDIWSIEFVRRRSVRVTGESLPGAVQAIVETAARNGLRLVIRFVPNDYCIPFFAAFLVDPTHPERRFFNGGWGCHDERGIALMRAVTEVAQSRVAVLHGLREPNRCDDPVAEADRVRRQIASVSSQTPSIRFDDVPERPVAAASLAAQWATVSASLRRVIDRPIYRVIYTPPDAPLHVVRLVVPLLEHFSQTTRRIGPRLQAELEAHSCASAAIA; translated from the coding sequence GTGCCTCCCGAGACGACCCTGCGTCACGCCATGGCTTGGGCGAAACTGGCCCGGATCCGCACGGTCAGGGATATCACCGCGATGGATTGCCTTGGCGTTCCGATTTTTGTCAGCGAACGGCCAGGCTCTGCAACCGGTGCCTACGCCTTTGGCAAGGGAGGGCTTCCGATCGAATCCGAGGTCGGCGCCTATATGGAGGCGATCGAGTCCTATTTCTCGGAGCCGGGGGTCGCGCCGATCGAGACACGATGGGGACTGCCATCCGAACTCTCAGGTGTTGGTGAGGGCTGTGACCCGGTCTTCGCGTTCGCGCCGAAGTTGGGCCGCCGCGCCGAGCCCGATCAGGCCTTGTTGCTGGCTCGCGCAGAGGATGCGGACAGCGGCGCCGACGGCTGGATCCCGGCTGAGCTGGCGTTCAATCCGGCGCCCGATGCCGGCATGCCGCTTTACGGCGCATCGAGCAATGGATTGGCGTCCGGCAACAGCGTGCTGGAAGCGAGCATTCACGCGCTCTATGAATTGATCGAGCGCGACATCTGGTCGATCGAGTTCGTCCGCAGACGCTCGGTCCGGGTCACGGGTGAAAGCTTGCCCGGAGCCGTTCAGGCCATCGTCGAGACCGCCGCCCGCAACGGGTTGCGGCTGGTGATCCGTTTCGTCCCCAATGACTATTGCATCCCGTTCTTTGCCGCCTTCTTGGTCGATCCGACCCACCCCGAGCGTCGCTTTTTCAATGGTGGCTGGGGATGCCATGACGAACGCGGGATCGCGTTGATGCGCGCGGTCACGGAGGTCGCGCAAAGCCGCGTGGCGGTCCTGCACGGCCTGCGCGAACCGAACCGATGCGACGATCCCGTTGCGGAAGCCGATCGCGTGCGACGGCAGATCGCGAGCGTGTCGAGCCAGACGCCGTCGATCCGGTTCGATGACGTTCCGGAGCGCCCCGTAGCGGCCGCCTCATTGGCGGCTCAGTGGGCCACGGTGTCGGCAAGCCTGCGACGCGTCATCGACCGGCCGATCTATCGGGTCATCTACACGCCGCCCGATGCGCCGCTCCACGTCGTCCGGCTGGTCGTGCCTCTGCTGGAGCATTTCTCCCAAACGACGCGACGTATCGGTCCCAGGTTGCAGGCGGAACTCGAGGCCCATAGCTGCGCCAGCGCGGCAATCGCCTAG
- a CDS encoding nickel-dependent hydrogenase large subunit — protein sequence MTSLTLPIPCETDDILAERASPVGPEAIACLAGRVGPGKALMAKIAQTNATLESDNSDPYRRIGGGLVLHCSIDLAERKVSDVASVATAYRGYESLLRNRGLQDAGLIGSTASGICGGVHAATSAQCLEMALGIRPPPLAIIARNLLLSCQYLNDNPMHLFVLCGPDYSEDVVKSANPEIWAVAQRTSTAHAAVHGYQTIGAIMTDLNRGCGKLFVEALDMMRTARAAYVLLGGRYPHSESICPGGVSLTLGTDQLDAFVQKLEPFVDYAKRCARIWDDVFDFLYSCNPAFRELGRGPASMIDFGQWDHEDYYDGTYANCDRWGEKRWSTPGAVIDGKLVTTDLRRLNSGIEEFVDRSFYDAWEGYPHRQDPAGNPVSQHHPWNKAINRNPAKNSNAPPYSWATAIVWDRNTFEVGAYARLYISALARKMPANEFAASTGRSVVLDVPAGELPSERLEWQVPPLWNAFERNRARAYAVAFNLMVTLENHRRARALLLRGERETLTPFDLPATGKRFGVGFGGAGRGFLAHWAVLTGAEISNYQVSVPSRINGGPRRPWGELGPCERAVLNTPIIESNWSGPASFHGIDLVRAIQSFDPCMPCQMHLIFKGTDLTSAIEVNTDQLI from the coding sequence ATGACGAGCCTGACGCTCCCGATACCCTGCGAGACCGACGACATCCTTGCGGAGCGCGCATCGCCGGTTGGTCCGGAAGCGATCGCTTGTCTGGCCGGCCGCGTCGGGCCGGGCAAGGCGTTGATGGCCAAGATCGCGCAGACGAACGCGACGCTGGAGTCCGACAACTCGGATCCGTACCGGCGGATCGGCGGCGGGCTAGTTCTCCATTGCAGCATCGATCTCGCGGAGCGGAAGGTATCGGATGTCGCCTCGGTCGCCACGGCGTATCGCGGCTACGAATCCCTGCTGCGCAACCGTGGCCTGCAGGATGCCGGCCTGATCGGGTCGACGGCGTCGGGGATTTGTGGTGGCGTTCATGCCGCGACGTCCGCGCAGTGCCTGGAGATGGCGCTCGGGATCAGGCCGCCGCCGCTCGCCATCATCGCGCGCAACCTCCTCCTGAGTTGCCAGTACCTGAACGACAATCCGATGCATCTCTTCGTGTTGTGCGGACCCGACTATTCCGAGGATGTCGTGAAGTCTGCGAATCCCGAGATCTGGGCCGTAGCGCAACGCACGTCTACCGCTCATGCGGCAGTTCACGGCTACCAGACCATCGGCGCGATCATGACGGACTTGAACCGCGGTTGCGGCAAGCTTTTCGTCGAAGCGCTCGATATGATGCGGACGGCGCGCGCCGCCTACGTCCTGCTCGGCGGAAGATATCCGCATTCCGAGTCGATTTGTCCGGGCGGTGTCTCGCTCACGCTCGGCACCGACCAGCTCGATGCGTTCGTTCAGAAGCTCGAGCCGTTTGTCGATTACGCCAAGCGCTGTGCGCGGATCTGGGACGACGTATTCGACTTCCTCTATTCGTGCAACCCGGCCTTTCGGGAGCTGGGGCGCGGGCCGGCCAGCATGATCGACTTCGGTCAGTGGGATCACGAGGACTACTACGACGGGACCTACGCCAATTGCGACCGGTGGGGCGAGAAGCGATGGTCGACACCGGGAGCGGTGATCGACGGCAAGCTTGTCACGACCGATCTGAGGCGGCTCAACAGCGGCATCGAGGAGTTCGTCGACCGCTCCTTCTATGATGCCTGGGAGGGTTACCCGCACCGACAGGATCCCGCCGGCAACCCGGTGAGCCAACATCACCCGTGGAACAAGGCGATCAACCGCAACCCTGCGAAGAATTCCAATGCGCCGCCGTATAGCTGGGCCACGGCTATCGTATGGGATCGCAACACCTTCGAGGTCGGTGCCTATGCCCGGCTCTATATCAGTGCGCTGGCCCGGAAGATGCCGGCCAACGAATTTGCGGCGTCGACCGGCCGCAGCGTGGTGCTGGACGTTCCCGCGGGCGAGTTGCCCAGCGAGCGCCTGGAATGGCAGGTGCCGCCGCTATGGAACGCCTTCGAGCGCAACCGTGCCCGCGCCTATGCGGTCGCATTCAACCTGATGGTGACGCTCGAGAACCACCGCCGCGCAAGGGCTCTGCTGCTGCGCGGTGAGCGCGAGACGCTGACTCCCTTCGATCTGCCGGCAACCGGCAAGCGCTTCGGCGTCGGGTTCGGCGGAGCAGGCCGTGGTTTTCTGGCACATTGGGCGGTTCTGACCGGCGCGGAGATCAGCAACTATCAGGTCTCGGTGCCGTCGCGCATCAACGGCGGTCCCAGACGGCCCTGGGGCGAATTGGGCCCGTGCGAGCGGGCCGTCCTGAATACACCGATCATAGAATCCAACTGGAGCGGTCCGGCCAGTTTCCACGGAATTGATCTCGTGCGGGCAATTCAGAGCTTCGATCCCTGCATGCCCTGTCAGATGCACCTGATCTTCAAGGGCACCGATCTGACGTCAGCCATCGAGGTGAATACCGACCAATTGATATGA
- the hypF gene encoding carbamoyltransferase HypF, protein MDASAAGTEALRPRHGVETVEIRVRGTVQGVGFRPTVWRLARDNELVGHVLNDSCGVLIRATGEQARIARFLSCLEANPPPLSRIESLDIHRLDEILTFEDFCIARSIGGDTRTNVTADAATCPACWAELLDPRERRHGYAFTNCTHCGPRMSIVTAVPYDRAHTTMAAFEMCRACAAEYRDPSDRRFHAEPIACPECGPKLWFEPLGGNMPDDESPVPALDAAVRWIRDGKILAIRGLGGFHLACDATNAGAVDRLRARKRRFGKPFALMARDTAVIRRFAAISSRELELLQSPGAPIVLLRADGPRHLPENVAPGLATLGFMLAYTPLHKLILENFDGPLVMTSGNISDEPQVTDNRDARAKLAGIADGALLHDRDIANRIDDSVVRVMSGRARLLRRARGFAPTPIALPQSLADAPDILAFGGELKSTFCLIGNGVAIPSQHQGDLEDVATFDDYNKNLALYGELYSHRARVLAVDMHPEYLSSKLARKRASGDDATVLHEIQHHHAHIASALAENGRELAAAPVLGVVLDGSGFGVDGTLWGGEFLRADYCGYQRLAAFKPVAMIGGAQAIREPWRNTYAHLVAAFGWEQFQRDFGDLNLARYLAGKPRAIIDRMLASAINVPLASSCGRLFDAAAAAAGLCPEVALFEGQAAMMFEDLIDDRARAAAESLGFYAFGCETPPETGHEILEPRPMWRALLEDLRSETPTPVISARFHLGLAISVADMAVRLARQSRAEPIDTIVLTGGCFQNKTLFEACVGRIESQGLTCLTQSQVPMNDGGLALGQAAIAAAREITMRAAA, encoded by the coding sequence ATGGACGCAAGCGCGGCCGGCACTGAAGCATTGAGGCCGCGGCACGGCGTCGAGACGGTTGAGATTCGGGTCCGCGGCACCGTTCAGGGCGTCGGCTTCAGACCCACTGTCTGGCGCCTCGCGAGAGACAATGAACTTGTCGGGCACGTTCTGAACGACAGCTGCGGCGTACTGATCAGGGCGACCGGCGAACAGGCGCGCATTGCCCGCTTCCTAAGTTGCCTGGAAGCGAATCCCCCGCCCCTGTCGCGCATCGAAAGTCTCGATATCCATCGTCTCGATGAGATCCTGACATTCGAAGACTTCTGCATTGCGCGCAGCATCGGCGGCGACACACGGACCAACGTCACTGCCGACGCCGCGACCTGTCCTGCCTGCTGGGCCGAGCTGCTCGACCCTCGCGAGCGACGTCACGGCTACGCGTTCACCAATTGCACCCATTGCGGACCGCGCATGTCGATCGTGACCGCGGTGCCCTATGATCGGGCGCACACGACGATGGCCGCGTTTGAGATGTGCCGGGCGTGCGCGGCGGAGTATCGCGACCCATCGGACCGGCGTTTCCATGCCGAACCGATCGCCTGTCCGGAATGTGGGCCGAAGCTGTGGTTCGAGCCGCTCGGCGGAAACATGCCGGACGACGAGTCGCCTGTCCCAGCGCTCGACGCGGCCGTGCGTTGGATCAGAGACGGCAAGATCCTCGCCATCCGCGGTCTCGGCGGATTTCATCTGGCGTGTGATGCGACCAATGCGGGCGCCGTGGACCGGCTGCGCGCACGCAAGCGGCGGTTCGGCAAGCCGTTTGCCCTGATGGCGCGGGACACCGCCGTCATCCGGCGCTTCGCAGCAATTTCGTCGCGGGAGCTGGAGCTCTTGCAGAGTCCGGGCGCGCCAATCGTTCTGCTGCGCGCCGATGGACCTCGACATCTGCCCGAGAACGTGGCGCCAGGGCTTGCTACGCTGGGCTTCATGCTGGCCTACACGCCACTGCACAAGCTGATCCTGGAAAACTTCGATGGTCCACTGGTCATGACCAGCGGCAATATCTCTGATGAACCCCAGGTCACCGACAATCGAGATGCCCGCGCCAAGCTTGCCGGGATTGCCGATGGCGCCCTGCTCCATGACCGCGACATCGCCAATCGGATCGACGATTCAGTCGTTCGCGTCATGAGCGGACGGGCGAGACTTCTTCGACGCGCCCGCGGCTTCGCGCCGACTCCGATCGCACTCCCGCAAAGCCTTGCGGACGCGCCGGACATCCTGGCCTTCGGCGGCGAGCTGAAGTCCACCTTCTGCTTGATCGGCAACGGCGTGGCCATTCCGTCCCAGCATCAGGGGGATCTGGAGGACGTCGCGACGTTCGACGACTACAACAAGAACCTCGCGCTTTACGGCGAACTCTACAGCCATCGGGCGCGTGTCCTGGCGGTCGACATGCATCCCGAGTATCTGTCGAGCAAGCTGGCCAGGAAGCGCGCGTCGGGTGACGACGCGACCGTGCTGCACGAGATCCAGCATCATCATGCCCATATCGCGAGCGCCCTGGCCGAGAACGGCCGAGAGCTTGCAGCCGCGCCGGTGCTCGGCGTGGTGCTTGATGGCTCGGGGTTCGGCGTCGATGGCACGCTCTGGGGCGGAGAGTTTCTTCGCGCCGATTATTGCGGTTACCAGCGCCTGGCGGCGTTCAAGCCGGTCGCGATGATCGGCGGTGCGCAGGCCATTCGCGAACCCTGGCGCAACACCTACGCGCATCTGGTGGCGGCATTCGGTTGGGAGCAATTCCAGCGCGATTTCGGCGACCTGAACCTCGCGCGCTATCTCGCCGGCAAGCCACGCGCGATCATCGATCGGATGCTGGCCAGTGCCATCAACGTGCCGTTGGCCAGCTCATGCGGCCGGCTGTTCGACGCCGCGGCGGCGGCAGCAGGACTTTGTCCGGAGGTGGCGCTGTTCGAAGGCCAGGCTGCGATGATGTTCGAGGACCTGATTGACGATCGGGCGCGCGCCGCCGCTGAGTCGCTCGGCTTTTATGCGTTCGGTTGCGAGACGCCGCCGGAGACCGGCCACGAAATCCTCGAACCCCGTCCCATGTGGCGCGCCTTGCTCGAAGACCTGCGGTCGGAGACGCCGACACCGGTCATTTCCGCGCGGTTTCATCTCGGCCTGGCGATATCGGTCGCTGACATGGCGGTGCGCCTCGCACGACAATCACGCGCAGAGCCGATCGATACCATCGTGCTCACGGGCGGCTGCTTCCAGAACAAGACACTGTTCGAGGCCTGCGTGGGCCGGATCGAGAGCCAAGGGCTGACGTGTCTCACTCAGTCGCAAGTCCCGATGAATGACGGCGGGCTGGCGCTGGGACAGGCGGCCATCGCGGCAGCCCGCGAGATCACCATGCGAGCCGCCGCCTGA
- a CDS encoding HypC/HybG/HupF family hydrogenase formation chaperone, whose protein sequence is MCLGIPGRIIRITDAARKLAMVDVSGVQREVNVACVVEDARPVEDCVGHWVLVHVGFAMSRIDEDEAAATLRVLNELGEVQQELAAMAGTA, encoded by the coding sequence ATGTGTCTTGGAATTCCGGGCCGGATCATCCGAATTACGGACGCAGCGCGCAAACTCGCAATGGTCGATGTGAGCGGCGTGCAGCGCGAGGTGAATGTCGCCTGCGTCGTCGAGGATGCACGGCCAGTTGAGGACTGCGTCGGTCATTGGGTTCTGGTCCATGTCGGTTTCGCAATGAGCCGGATCGATGAAGACGAGGCCGCCGCGACACTCCGCGTGCTCAACGAACTCGGCGAGGTCCAACAG